In Bosea sp. (in: a-proteobacteria), one DNA window encodes the following:
- the cimA gene encoding citramalate synthase has translation MSAARIHLFDTTLRDGAQTTGVDFSLDDKRMVAGLLDRLGIDYVEGGYPGANPLDTAFFAEKPTQRAKFAAFGMTKRAGRSAANDPGIAALLEAKADAIVFVAKSWDYHVRVALGISLEENLAGITESVEAAKAAGREVMLDCEHFFDGYKANPDYALACARAAYEAGARWVVLCDTNGGTLPDEIGAIVREVAKVVPGEHLGIHAHDDCGCAVANSLAAVEAGVRQIQGTLNGLGERCGNANLVTLIGALKLKQRYRDRFALGVGEAQLAELTHVSRALDEMLNRAPNRHAPFVGASAFATKAGIHASAVLKDPRTYEHVAPEATGNIRKVLVSDQGGKSNLVAELERIGVTLGRDDPRLNRVLEEVKDKEAQGYAFEGADASFFLLVKRILGEVPDYFAVERFAVNVERRYNALGELVTFSEAIVKVKVGEDVLISAAEGEAGPVNALDIALRKDLGRYQSLIGSLRLLDYKVRIFQGGTDAVTRVLIESGDETGERWTTVGVSANIIDASFQALTDSITYKLVRAGATA, from the coding sequence ATGAGCGCCGCCCGCATCCATCTCTTCGACACGACGCTGCGCGACGGCGCCCAGACCACCGGCGTCGATTTCTCGCTCGACGACAAGCGCATGGTAGCGGGCCTGCTCGACCGGCTCGGCATCGACTATGTCGAGGGCGGCTATCCCGGCGCCAACCCGCTCGACACCGCCTTTTTCGCTGAGAAGCCGACGCAGCGGGCGAAGTTCGCCGCCTTCGGCATGACCAAGCGGGCCGGGCGCTCGGCCGCCAACGATCCGGGCATCGCCGCGCTGCTGGAGGCGAAGGCCGATGCCATCGTCTTCGTCGCCAAGAGCTGGGATTACCATGTCCGCGTCGCGCTCGGGATCTCGCTCGAGGAGAACCTCGCCGGCATCACTGAGAGCGTCGAAGCGGCGAAGGCCGCCGGCCGCGAGGTGATGCTCGATTGCGAGCATTTCTTCGACGGCTACAAGGCCAACCCCGACTACGCGCTCGCCTGCGCCCGCGCGGCCTACGAGGCCGGCGCGCGCTGGGTCGTGCTCTGCGACACCAATGGCGGCACGCTGCCCGACGAGATCGGCGCGATCGTCCGCGAGGTTGCGAAGGTCGTGCCGGGCGAGCATCTCGGCATCCACGCCCATGACGATTGCGGCTGCGCCGTCGCCAACTCGCTGGCGGCGGTGGAGGCGGGCGTGCGCCAGATCCAGGGCACGCTCAACGGGCTGGGCGAGCGCTGCGGCAACGCCAACCTCGTCACGCTGATCGGCGCGCTGAAGCTGAAGCAGCGCTATCGCGACCGCTTCGCGCTCGGCGTCGGCGAGGCGCAGCTCGCCGAGCTGACCCATGTCTCGCGCGCGCTCGACGAGATGCTGAACCGCGCGCCGAACCGCCATGCCCCCTTCGTCGGCGCCTCCGCCTTCGCCACCAAGGCCGGCATCCACGCCTCCGCCGTGCTCAAGGACCCGCGCACCTACGAGCATGTCGCGCCCGAGGCTACTGGCAACATCCGCAAGGTCCTGGTCTCCGATCAGGGCGGCAAGTCGAACCTCGTCGCCGAACTCGAGCGCATCGGCGTAACCCTCGGGCGCGACGATCCCCGCCTCAACCGCGTGCTGGAGGAGGTCAAGGACAAGGAGGCTCAAGGCTATGCCTTCGAAGGCGCCGACGCCTCCTTCTTCCTGCTGGTCAAGCGCATCCTCGGCGAGGTGCCGGATTATTTCGCCGTCGAGCGCTTCGCCGTGAATGTCGAGCGCCGCTACAACGCGCTGGGCGAGCTCGTCACCTTCTCCGAGGCGATCGTCAAGGTGAAGGTGGGCGAGGACGTGCTGATCTCGGCCGCCGAGGGCGAGGCCGGCCCGGTCAATGCGCTCGACATCGCCTTGCGCAAGGACCTCGGCCGCTACCAGTCGCTGATCGGGAGCCTGCGCCTCCTGGACTACAAGGTCCGCATCTTCCAGGGCGGCACCGATGCCGTGACCCGCGTGCTGATCGAATCGGGCGACGAGACCGGCGAGCGCTGGACCACGGTCGGCGTCAGCGCCAACATCATCGACGCCTCATTCCAGGCGCTCACCGACTCGATCACCTACAAGCTGGTCAGGGCCGGCGCGACGGCGTGA
- a CDS encoding helix-turn-helix transcriptional regulator, which yields MAYEALLHEIYAALADPNQWPRTLIRISDYLGCLGGQLIYNPPPGGNGMMVVGRLDPVLTDVYLKNYTQNPWTSTMAKQPFEQAVAISSLVERKVVQRTAFHADVLLPQGITDMLAISHRSLSFGGGVGGVGFALSARAESRIEHMRKQLARLAPHINRAVDATLHLGALADGSRQLTKVLELLPNPAFLLDGRGGVVHANSPAETLLRSGSGLVYANGERPQLTAEIPSERSALARLLASALAVATGKGGEPGEPLRLSRSSGEAPLVVIPVPLPPPAFALWEAVSFARVLVMVIDPTIRHVAAISVLQATFGLTKAEARVASLIGSGLSGPQAAQALGISPLTTKTHLTHCFEKMNIRSQNELTRILLSLPSAHQVNGDTKP from the coding sequence ATGGCGTACGAAGCCCTGCTCCACGAAATCTATGCCGCGCTCGCCGATCCGAACCAATGGCCTCGCACGCTGATCAGGATTTCCGATTATCTGGGCTGCCTTGGCGGACAACTGATCTACAATCCTCCCCCGGGCGGCAACGGCATGATGGTCGTCGGGCGCCTCGATCCTGTTTTGACGGATGTCTATTTAAAAAATTATACGCAGAATCCATGGACCTCGACCATGGCGAAACAGCCATTCGAGCAAGCCGTTGCCATAAGTTCACTGGTTGAACGCAAGGTTGTACAAAGAACGGCGTTCCATGCCGATGTTCTGTTGCCGCAAGGCATCACCGATATGCTGGCTATCAGCCATCGCAGTCTTTCTTTTGGTGGAGGCGTGGGAGGCGTGGGGTTTGCCCTGTCGGCGCGCGCGGAAAGCCGCATCGAACATATGCGCAAGCAGTTGGCGCGCCTGGCACCGCATATCAACCGGGCCGTCGACGCGACCCTGCACCTCGGCGCGCTGGCCGACGGCAGCAGGCAGTTGACCAAGGTTCTGGAGCTCCTGCCCAATCCCGCATTCCTCCTCGACGGGCGAGGCGGCGTCGTCCATGCCAACAGCCCCGCCGAGACGCTGCTGCGCAGCGGCAGCGGCCTCGTCTACGCCAACGGAGAAAGGCCGCAGCTGACGGCGGAGATCCCCAGCGAAAGGAGCGCCCTGGCGCGGCTATTGGCGAGCGCGCTCGCCGTCGCGACCGGCAAGGGCGGCGAGCCGGGAGAGCCTTTGCGCCTGTCCCGTTCCTCGGGCGAAGCGCCACTCGTCGTCATCCCCGTCCCGCTGCCGCCCCCGGCTTTCGCGCTCTGGGAAGCCGTCAGCTTCGCCCGGGTGCTGGTGATGGTCATCGACCCGACGATACGCCATGTCGCTGCAATCTCCGTGTTGCAGGCCACTTTCGGGCTGACGAAGGCGGAGGCGCGCGTGGCGAGCCTGATCGGAAGCGGCCTGAGCGGACCGCAGGCGGCCCAGGCTCTCGGCATATCGCCGTTGACGACGAAGACGCATCTCACGCACTGCTTCGAGAAAATGAACATACGCTCCCAGAACGAGCTTACGCGTATCCTCCTGTCCCTCCCCTCGGCCCATCAGGTGAACGGCGACACCAAACCGTGA
- a CDS encoding ABC transporter ATP-binding protein/permease, translating into MSVPSAPPPAPGFSHSAVIQPGSGFFATFRALWPYLWPAERADLRGRVVAAFALMLAGRLVLMGVPFTFKWVTDALAGSNASLAQWLPWLVGAPLALTVLYGLARVGAAAFVQLRDAIFAPVFMHAVRTLALQTFGHLHHLSLRFHLERKTGGLTRVLERGRNGIEEMVRLGLNQLVPVIIEVVLIVAVLLYLFDWRYVAVLVAMVTTYMTYTIKATEWRIAIRSAMNESDTDANAKAIDSLLNYETVKYFGAEARETARYDRSMARYERNSVKSYTSLAWLNFGQAAIFTVGLTLSMVMAVRGFQAGTNTVGDLILINSMLVQLYLPLNFMGTVYREIKQATLDIGEMFSLIGRDPEIRDRPGALPLSVPAGEVRFEGVHFAYVPERPILRGVSFKVEPGRTVAIVGPSGAGKSTISRLLFRFYEPQEGRILIDGQPIADVQQVSLRAAIGMVPQDTVLFNDTIEYNIRYGRPEATLPEVEEAARLAQIDRFIRTLPEGYATSVGERGLKLSGGEKQRVAIARTILKGPPILVLDEATSALDSFTEKEIQDALDRVSEGRTTLVIAHRLSTVVNADEIIVLDKGVIVERGHHRDLLASGGVYAAMWNRQREVDEAKATLQRATQEEGESVRLSIS; encoded by the coding sequence ATGTCCGTGCCGTCAGCGCCGCCTCCGGCGCCGGGTTTCTCCCACTCTGCCGTCATCCAGCCCGGGTCCGGCTTCTTCGCCACCTTCCGCGCCCTCTGGCCCTATCTCTGGCCGGCTGAGCGCGCCGATCTGCGCGGCCGCGTCGTCGCAGCCTTCGCCCTGATGCTCGCCGGGCGGCTGGTGCTGATGGGCGTGCCTTTCACCTTCAAATGGGTGACGGACGCGCTCGCCGGCAGCAATGCCAGCCTCGCGCAATGGCTGCCCTGGCTCGTCGGGGCGCCGCTGGCGCTGACGGTGCTCTACGGTCTCGCCCGCGTCGGGGCTGCGGCCTTCGTCCAGCTGCGCGACGCCATCTTCGCGCCGGTCTTCATGCACGCGGTGCGCACGCTCGCGCTCCAGACCTTCGGGCACCTGCACCATCTTTCGCTGCGCTTTCATCTCGAGCGCAAGACCGGCGGTCTCACCCGCGTGCTGGAGCGCGGCCGCAACGGCATCGAGGAGATGGTCAGGCTCGGCCTCAACCAGCTCGTGCCGGTGATCATCGAGGTCGTGCTGATCGTCGCCGTGCTGCTCTATCTGTTCGACTGGCGCTATGTCGCGGTCCTGGTCGCGATGGTCACGACCTATATGACCTATACGATCAAGGCCACCGAATGGCGCATCGCCATCCGCTCGGCGATGAACGAATCCGACACCGACGCCAACGCCAAGGCGATCGATTCGCTGCTCAACTACGAGACGGTGAAGTATTTCGGCGCCGAGGCCCGCGAGACCGCCCGCTACGACCGCTCGATGGCGCGCTACGAGCGGAACTCGGTCAAATCCTACACCTCGCTCGCCTGGCTCAATTTCGGCCAGGCGGCGATCTTCACGGTGGGGCTGACGCTCTCGATGGTGATGGCGGTGCGCGGCTTCCAGGCCGGGACCAACACGGTCGGCGACCTGATCCTGATCAACTCCATGCTGGTCCAGCTCTATCTGCCGCTGAACTTCATGGGCACGGTCTATCGCGAGATCAAGCAGGCGACGCTCGACATCGGCGAGATGTTTTCGCTGATCGGCCGCGATCCCGAGATCCGCGACAGGCCGGGCGCCCTGCCGCTTTCGGTCCCGGCCGGGGAGGTCAGGTTCGAGGGTGTGCATTTCGCCTATGTGCCGGAGCGGCCGATCCTGCGCGGCGTCTCGTTCAAGGTCGAGCCGGGGCGCACCGTCGCCATCGTCGGCCCCTCCGGCGCCGGCAAGTCGACGATCTCGCGGCTGCTCTTCCGCTTCTACGAGCCGCAGGAAGGCCGCATCCTGATCGACGGCCAGCCGATCGCCGATGTGCAGCAGGTCTCGTTGCGCGCCGCGATCGGCATGGTCCCGCAGGATACGGTGCTGTTCAACGACACGATCGAGTACAACATCCGCTACGGCCGGCCCGAGGCGACGCTTCCGGAGGTCGAGGAGGCGGCGCGGCTCGCCCAGATCGACCGCTTCATCCGCACCCTGCCGGAAGGCTACGCCACCTCGGTCGGCGAGCGCGGCCTGAAGCTCTCGGGCGGCGAGAAGCAGCGTGTCGCCATCGCCCGCACCATCCTGAAGGGCCCGCCGATCCTGGTGCTCGACGAGGCGACCTCGGCGCTCGATTCCTTCACCGAGAAGGAGATCCAGGATGCGCTCGACCGCGTCAGCGAGGGCCGCACCACGCTGGTCATCGCGCATCGGCTCTCCACCGTGGTCAATGCCGACGAGATCATCGTGCTCGACAAGGGCGTCATCGTCGAGCGCGGCCATCATCGCGATTTGCTCGCGTCCGGTGGTGTCTATGCCGCGATGTGGAACCGCCAGCGCGAGGTCGACGAGGCCAAGGCCACCCTCCAGCGCGCGACGCAGGAAGAAGGGGAGAGCGTGCGCCTCAGCATCTCCTGA
- a CDS encoding phosphatidylserine decarboxylase encodes MCAPRAARTAEPAMSLVDSVRKVIVPIHKEGYVFIAIGLVATIVLANLWSPFGWIGAILTVWICYFFRDPVRVTPQREGLVISPADGCVSQIARALPPPELELPAEPMTRISIFMNVFDCHVNRAPVPGRILKMAYTPGLFLNAELDKASDDNERNALAIETAAGAIGVVQIAGLIARRIVPFVKEGDTLAAGERFGLIRFGSRVDVYLPADVVPLVGEGQTAIAGETVLADLAGNEPMARSFRDI; translated from the coding sequence ATCTGCGCGCCTCGCGCCGCCAGAACAGCGGAACCTGCCATGTCCCTCGTCGATTCCGTCCGCAAGGTGATCGTGCCCATCCACAAGGAGGGCTATGTCTTCATCGCGATCGGCCTCGTGGCGACGATCGTGCTCGCCAATCTCTGGTCGCCCTTCGGCTGGATCGGCGCGATCCTGACGGTCTGGATCTGCTATTTCTTCCGCGATCCCGTCCGGGTCACGCCGCAGCGGGAGGGGCTGGTGATCTCGCCGGCGGATGGCTGCGTCAGCCAGATCGCCCGGGCCCTGCCGCCGCCGGAGCTCGAGCTGCCGGCCGAGCCGATGACCCGGATCTCGATCTTCATGAACGTCTTCGACTGCCATGTGAACCGGGCGCCGGTTCCCGGCCGCATCCTGAAGATGGCCTATACGCCGGGCCTCTTCCTCAACGCCGAGCTCGACAAGGCGAGCGACGACAACGAGCGCAACGCGCTGGCGATCGAGACCGCCGCCGGCGCCATCGGCGTCGTCCAGATCGCCGGGCTGATCGCGCGGCGCATCGTGCCCTTCGTCAAGGAAGGCGACACGCTCGCCGCCGGCGAGCGCTTCGGGCTGATCCGCTTCGGCTCGCGCGTCGACGTCTATCTGCCGGCCGATGTCGTGCCGCTGGTCGGCGAGGGGCAAACCGCGATCGCCGGCGAGACCGTGCTCGCCGATCTTGCCGGCAACGAGCCCATGGCGCGCAGCTTCCGCGACATCTGA
- a CDS encoding phosphatidylcholine/phosphatidylserine synthase, which produces MSDLFPPFEPERVESRRARFRPIPFRLIAPNLVTLLALCLGLTAMRLVVENKLETATICILIAAALDGVDGRLARMLKGTSRFGAELDSLSDFVNFGVATGYVLWIFVLHDLKSVGWIIVLTLACAMALRLARFNVMIDDPDRPDWQKDFFVGMPAPAGAITALLPVYLHIIGVPVQDYGALFVGLYILFIAFLTISRIPCYAGKTLGMRIPRTQVLPIFVAVVIVAGLLFAYTFEVLAIVVIAYLALIPVSVARYRRLERAHALAPPAAAATPDGPA; this is translated from the coding sequence ATGAGCGACCTCTTTCCACCCTTCGAGCCGGAGCGCGTCGAATCGAGGCGCGCCCGCTTCAGGCCGATTCCCTTCCGGCTGATCGCACCGAACCTCGTCACGCTGCTGGCGCTCTGCCTCGGCCTCACGGCGATGCGTCTCGTCGTCGAGAACAAGCTCGAGACGGCGACGATCTGCATCCTGATCGCGGCGGCGCTCGATGGCGTCGACGGGCGCCTCGCCCGCATGCTGAAGGGCACCTCGCGCTTCGGCGCCGAGCTCGATTCCCTGTCGGATTTCGTCAATTTCGGCGTCGCCACCGGCTATGTGCTGTGGATCTTCGTCCTGCACGACCTGAAATCCGTGGGCTGGATCATCGTGCTGACGCTGGCCTGCGCCATGGCTCTCCGGCTCGCGCGCTTCAACGTGATGATCGACGATCCCGACCGCCCCGACTGGCAGAAGGATTTCTTCGTCGGCATGCCGGCGCCCGCCGGCGCGATCACCGCGCTGCTGCCGGTCTATCTCCACATCATCGGCGTTCCGGTGCAGGACTACGGCGCGCTCTTCGTCGGCCTCTACATCCTGTTCATCGCCTTCCTGACGATCTCGCGCATTCCCTGCTATGCCGGCAAGACGCTGGGCATGCGCATTCCGAGGACGCAGGTGCTGCCGATCTTCGTCGCCGTCGTGATCGTGGCCGGGCTGCTCTTCGCCTACACCTTCGAGGTGCTGGCGATCGTCGTCATCGCCTATCTCGCGCTCATTCCGGTGAGCGTCGCCCGCTACCGCAGGCTGGAGCGCGCGCACGCGCTGGCGCCTCCCGCGGCGGCGGCAACGCCCGACGGCCCGGCCTGA
- a CDS encoding Maf-like protein: MLVLASASPRRLALLEQAGLKPDALLPADLDETPHKGERPRDLARRLARGKAEAAREGARARADLEGCYIVAADTVVAVGRRILPKAEIVDEAAACLRLLSGRAHRVYTGVALVTPSGAIRDRIVETRLRFRRLSTEDIEHYLASGEWRGKAGGYAIQGIAGSFVVKLVGSYTGVVGLPLYETVNLLGGEGFPIRFGWMNAA; the protein is encoded by the coding sequence ATGCTCGTCCTCGCCTCGGCCTCGCCGCGCCGTCTCGCGCTCCTGGAGCAGGCGGGGCTGAAGCCGGATGCGCTCCTCCCCGCCGATCTCGACGAGACGCCGCACAAGGGCGAGCGCCCGCGCGATCTCGCCCGCCGCCTGGCGCGCGGGAAGGCCGAGGCCGCGCGCGAAGGCGCCCGTGCTCGCGCCGATCTCGAGGGCTGCTACATCGTCGCCGCCGATACGGTCGTGGCCGTCGGCCGGCGCATCCTGCCCAAGGCCGAGATCGTCGACGAGGCGGCGGCCTGCCTGCGCCTGCTCTCCGGAAGGGCGCACCGTGTCTATACCGGCGTCGCGCTGGTGACGCCGTCGGGCGCGATCCGCGACCGCATCGTCGAGACGCGGCTGCGCTTCAGGCGCCTTTCCACCGAGGACATCGAGCATTACCTTGCTTCGGGCGAGTGGCGCGGCAAGGCGGGCGGCTACGCCATCCAGGGCATCGCCGGCTCCTTCGTCGTCAAGCTCGTCGGCTCCTATACCGGCGTCGTCGGGCTGCCGCTCTACGAGACGGTGAACCTTCTCGGCGGCGAAGGTTTCCCCATCCGCTTCGGCTGGATGAACGCCGCCTGA
- the yacG gene encoding DNA gyrase inhibitor YacG: protein MTESEKAPPAARPCPICGKPALARFRPFCSARCADIDLGRWLKGNYVIPGEPVDEADEVPQQRERED, encoded by the coding sequence ATGACCGAATCCGAAAAGGCGCCCCCGGCCGCGAGGCCCTGCCCGATCTGCGGCAAGCCGGCGCTCGCGCGCTTCCGGCCGTTCTGCTCGGCGCGCTGCGCCGACATCGACCTCGGCCGCTGGCTCAAGGGCAACTACGTGATTCCCGGCGAGCCGGTCGACGAGGCGGACGAGGTCCCGCAACAGCGCGAGCGCGAGGACTGA
- a CDS encoding c-type cytochrome has product MPADAQRPENAESARIGERVAQQHCSRCHAIGRTGQSPNPKSPRFPLIAERYRDNNPAPVLIDGTVVRHPGMPEFRMLSYETDGLVAYIRRISRKWKPAR; this is encoded by the coding sequence ATGCCGGCCGACGCCCAGCGTCCGGAGAATGCCGAAAGCGCCAGGATCGGGGAGCGCGTGGCGCAGCAACATTGCAGCCGATGCCATGCGATCGGCCGGACAGGCCAAAGCCCGAATCCGAAGTCGCCGCGCTTCCCGCTGATCGCGGAACGCTATCGGGACAACAATCCCGCTCCCGTGCTGATCGATGGCACGGTCGTCAGGCATCCCGGCATGCCGGAGTTCAGGATGCTTTCTTACGAAACGGATGGCTTGGTGGCCTATATCCGCCGGATTTCGCGGAAGTGGAAGCCGGCCCGCTGA
- a CDS encoding helix-turn-helix domain-containing protein, with protein MRSGEGAFMLKRDDEGQREPAGRCPACHDRAGVRLAYRVDEAADLIGVGRTTFYALIRDGHIVPRKLGRATLILRADLDRLIETLPRQGAAGDEG; from the coding sequence ATGAGATCCGGCGAGGGCGCCTTCATGCTGAAGCGAGATGACGAGGGGCAACGTGAGCCGGCGGGGCGCTGTCCTGCCTGCCACGATCGGGCAGGGGTTCGGCTGGCGTATCGCGTCGACGAGGCCGCCGATTTGATCGGCGTCGGGCGGACGACCTTCTATGCTCTGATCCGCGATGGACATATCGTCCCGCGCAAGCTCGGCCGGGCCACGCTGATTCTGCGCGCGGACCTCGATCGCCTTATCGAAACGCTGCCCCGGCAAGGGGCGGCGGGCGACGAAGGTTGA
- the istA gene encoding IS21 family transposase produces MFAVEVYAAVRDFVFNQKQSRREAARVFGLSRETIAKMCRFSIPPGYTRTKPVEKPKLGPLLPVIEAILDGDRASPVKQRHTAKRIFERLRDEHGFAGGYTVVKDHVRLCRARGRETFVPLAHPPGHAQVDFGEALAVIGGVRQKIHFFCLDLPQSDACFVKAYPRETTEAFLDGHVSAFGFFGGVPLSILYDNTRIAVAKICGDGRRERTRAFTELVSHYLFRDRFGRPGKGNDKGKVEGLVKYARSNFMTPIPLAASFAELNAMLAERCRRRQDERAGRHAQTIGERLVADLGVLRPLPAVPLEPCEKRGARVSSTALVRYRSNDYSVPTAYGFQDVVVKGFVEEVVILCRGEEIARHPRNYGTGVFVSDPLHYLALIEEKPNALDQAAALQGWDLPEAFQHLRHLLEARMGNRGKREFIQVLRLLEALPREVVSFAVGEAIRLGAIGFDAVKLIALARLERRPARLDLAAYPYLPRTTVKTTSAADYAVLLPGAAA; encoded by the coding sequence ATGTTCGCTGTGGAGGTCTACGCGGCGGTTCGCGATTTCGTTTTCAATCAGAAGCAGAGCCGACGGGAAGCGGCTCGCGTGTTCGGGCTGAGCCGCGAAACGATCGCCAAGATGTGCCGGTTCTCGATCCCTCCGGGCTACACGCGCACGAAGCCGGTCGAGAAGCCGAAGCTCGGTCCGCTGCTGCCGGTGATTGAGGCGATCCTGGACGGAGACCGGGCGTCTCCGGTGAAGCAGCGCCATACGGCGAAGCGGATCTTCGAGCGGCTGCGGGACGAGCACGGCTTTGCCGGCGGCTACACGGTGGTGAAGGACCATGTGCGGCTCTGCCGGGCGCGGGGCCGCGAGACCTTCGTTCCGCTGGCCCATCCGCCCGGTCACGCCCAGGTGGATTTTGGCGAGGCGCTGGCGGTGATCGGCGGCGTGCGGCAGAAGATCCACTTCTTCTGCCTGGACCTGCCACAGTCGGATGCCTGCTTCGTGAAGGCGTATCCGCGCGAGACGACGGAAGCGTTCCTGGACGGTCACGTCTCGGCTTTTGGCTTCTTCGGCGGTGTGCCGCTGTCGATCCTCTATGACAACACCCGCATTGCGGTGGCGAAGATCTGCGGCGATGGCCGGCGCGAGCGGACGCGGGCCTTCACGGAGCTGGTGAGCCACTATCTGTTCCGGGATCGGTTCGGGCGCCCGGGCAAGGGCAATGACAAGGGCAAGGTCGAGGGGCTGGTGAAGTATGCCCGCTCGAACTTCATGACGCCGATCCCTTTGGCGGCGAGCTTCGCCGAACTGAACGCGATGTTGGCCGAGCGCTGCCGCCGGCGACAGGACGAGCGGGCCGGCCGGCATGCCCAGACGATCGGAGAGCGGCTTGTTGCCGATCTCGGGGTCTTGCGCCCTTTGCCGGCAGTGCCGCTGGAGCCGTGCGAGAAGCGTGGTGCGCGGGTCTCGTCGACGGCGCTGGTCCGATATCGGTCGAACGACTACTCGGTCCCGACGGCCTATGGCTTCCAGGACGTGGTGGTGAAGGGCTTCGTCGAGGAGGTCGTGATCCTGTGCCGGGGCGAGGAGATTGCCCGCCATCCCCGCAATTACGGGACGGGCGTGTTCGTCTCCGATCCGCTGCACTATCTGGCGCTAATCGAGGAGAAGCCGAACGCCCTCGACCAGGCCGCGGCCTTGCAGGGCTGGGACCTGCCCGAGGCCTTCCAGCACCTGCGCCATCTCCTGGAAGCGCGCATGGGCAATCGCGGCAAGCGCGAGTTCATCCAGGTGCTGCGGCTGCTGGAGGCCTTGCCGCGCGAGGTCGTGAGCTTCGCCGTCGGCGAGGCGATCCGGCTGGGCGCGATCGGCTTCGATGCGGTGAAGCTGATCGCGCTGGCGCGGCTGGAACGGCGCCCGGCCCGTCTGGATCTGGCGGCCTATCCGTATCTGCCGAGGACTACGGTGAAGACGACCTCGGCGGCCGATTACGCCGTGCTCCTGCCGGGAGCCGCGGCATGA
- a CDS encoding bifunctional DNA primase/polymerase: MSDNPNLSVALRLATLGIPVFPCAPERYPFDEQGKKPRPGVMWKGAGATTDERQIRQAFQRWPDSIVAISPITNGWLVVDCDRKPGKPDGVATLNELAWANGDDPRDWPTIETPSGGRHVMFKDPGNLADTTSILPGIDIKCKGYIIAEGSTHLDGRSYKPEGDGYLAMIEMDAIPDMPGWLHQALLNAKAATKAHEPQPSSRSSAPPTSGESTTISDSRSDFFTRIKGEALRRLGEWVPIAFPKAIFQPGTGAWSISSRDLGRNLQERLSFHPEGVQDFGTEQASSPISALVDHGIVPDSLAAARWLCDRLAIDYDALWAETHPEPDIDLSRLKPKLKLVSVDETRIPASDADPVDIWGKFNPPALPAGLLPAAIEEFAHVQGEMMGADPGGLACAALAVCAAAIPDSIKLQVKQHDTSWTESARLWIALIGDPSTKKSPVLSQAVRPLLRLDAALYREYAQAMAEYEALLCRAVRKPSSEAPAFVRARAA, from the coding sequence ATGAGCGACAATCCCAATCTCTCTGTCGCGCTGCGCCTCGCCACGCTGGGAATCCCGGTCTTCCCTTGCGCTCCTGAGCGGTATCCGTTCGACGAACAGGGGAAGAAGCCGCGCCCAGGCGTCATGTGGAAGGGCGCCGGCGCGACCACGGACGAACGGCAGATCAGGCAGGCGTTCCAGCGCTGGCCGGATAGCATCGTCGCGATCTCGCCGATCACAAATGGATGGCTTGTCGTCGATTGTGACCGGAAGCCCGGAAAGCCTGACGGCGTCGCGACGCTGAACGAACTGGCGTGGGCGAACGGTGATGACCCGCGCGACTGGCCGACTATCGAGACGCCCTCCGGTGGCCGGCATGTCATGTTCAAAGACCCCGGCAACCTTGCCGACACAACGTCGATCCTTCCGGGCATCGATATCAAGTGCAAGGGCTACATCATTGCCGAAGGGTCGACGCATCTCGACGGCCGCAGTTACAAGCCGGAAGGCGATGGCTATCTCGCAATGATCGAGATGGACGCCATTCCCGACATGCCGGGATGGCTGCATCAGGCGCTGCTTAATGCGAAGGCCGCAACGAAGGCGCATGAACCGCAACCGTCTAGTCGATCGTCTGCGCCCCCCACTTCCGGGGAATCAACAACGATTAGCGACAGCAGGTCGGACTTCTTCACCCGTATTAAGGGTGAGGCGCTGCGTCGGCTTGGTGAATGGGTACCGATCGCATTTCCGAAGGCGATATTTCAGCCCGGCACAGGGGCGTGGAGCATCAGCTCACGCGACCTCGGCCGAAACTTGCAAGAGCGCCTGTCGTTTCATCCCGAGGGGGTGCAGGATTTCGGGACGGAGCAGGCCAGCAGTCCGATATCGGCGCTGGTCGACCATGGCATTGTTCCCGACTCGCTTGCGGCTGCACGGTGGCTCTGCGATCGGCTGGCCATCGACTACGATGCCCTGTGGGCCGAGACGCATCCTGAGCCAGATATCGACCTGAGCCGGTTGAAGCCGAAACTGAAGCTTGTCTCGGTCGATGAAACACGGATTCCGGCATCGGACGCCGATCCGGTCGACATCTGGGGCAAGTTCAATCCACCAGCGCTCCCGGCCGGGTTGCTGCCGGCGGCGATCGAGGAGTTCGCGCACGTCCAGGGCGAGATGATGGGCGCCGATCCCGGCGGCCTGGCTTGCGCGGCGCTGGCGGTGTGCGCCGCCGCCATCCCGGACAGCATCAAGCTGCAGGTGAAGCAGCACGATACGAGCTGGACGGAATCGGCCCGGCTTTGGATCGCGCTGATCGGTGATCCGTCGACGAAAAAATCACCGGTCCTGTCGCAGGCGGTTCGGCCGCTGCTGCGCCTCGACGCCGCGCTCTATCGCGAATACGCGCAGGCCATGGCGGAGTATGAGGCGCTGCTGTGCAGGGCGGTGAGAAAACCATCCAGTGAAGCGCCTGCGTTTGTGCGGGCGCGGGCGGCGTAA